Proteins co-encoded in one Arachis stenosperma cultivar V10309 chromosome 7, arast.V10309.gnm1.PFL2, whole genome shotgun sequence genomic window:
- the LOC130939468 gene encoding uncharacterized protein LOC130939468, with protein sequence MASLSSVVGWSSSLCVAHGCSVLLRSSALSHRASRCLASNCRPLTPFCCLDWFCNNRNKKRGEIGDKVFDYMSSDYIVIEAYRTLRDRGPYPAAQVVRNFQDKFAFIPFDSGSKTVFITVDADGCIFFFWGADTDENIILTDEKKVVTKSYGTSSTLFPKRFFFTTSGDLNNFEHPLNEVKSVSRVDSSGQVCGATFKMDEAKKKSTGMSRIGSAANWSNNI encoded by the exons ATGGCGTCGTTGTCGTCTGTCGTTGGATGGTCGTCATCCCTCTGCGTCGCCCACGGGTGCTCTGTTCTGCTCCGCTCGTCCGCCTTGTCTCACCGCGCCTCGCGGTGCCTTGCCTCGAATTGCCGCCCCTTGACTCCGTTTTGCTGTCTGGACTGGTTCTGCAACAACAG aaataagaaaagaggTGAGATTGGAGATAAAGTGTTTGATTATATGAGTTCtgattat ATTGTCATAGAGGCATACAGGACTCTTAGAGATCGTGGTCCCTATCCTGCTGCTCAGGTTGTGAGAAATTTTCAAGACAAATTTGCGTTTATTCCATTTGACAGTGGTTCTAAAACCGTATTTATTACTGTA GATGCTGATGGGTGTATTTTCTTCTTTTGGGGAGCTGATACTGATGAAAATATTATTCTTACAGATGAGAAAAAAGTTGTAACTAAGAGCTATGGGACATCTTCTACACTATTTCCTAAAA GATTTTTCTTTACAACATCCGGAGATTTGAACAATTTTGAGCATCCACTTAATGAGGTGAAGTCTGTCTCAAGAGTTGACAGTTCTGGTCAGGTGTGTGGTGCAACTTTTAAAATGGATGAGGCTAAGAAGAAATCAACTGGTATGTCAAGGATTGGGAGTGCTGCTAACTGGTCGAATAATATCTAA